The Citrifermentans bemidjiense Bem genome window below encodes:
- a CDS encoding S8 family peptidase, whose amino-acid sequence MVRTLMCYALVALVLIPGLAQGAEKKVIIGFRKTAPLTELEKQDRVHRAGGRVERSHAVANALTADLPEEAIGSLKQDPDVSYVEEDREFSAEPAFPEPELTPEYLLSWGVTRIAANRSAWNGIRGAGIKVAILDTGIDYNHPELKENYRGGYNFVTNTADPFDDSRRGHGTHLAGIIGAKDNGTGVVGVAPDASLYAVKILDRNMFGSTSRVLAGLEWAISNKVDVINISFSMPNSPLYFSQAVKDACDEAYAAGIVIVAAAGNSGQPVVDYPADFASVIAVAATAADNTRAFFSNYGAKIEFSAPGVGITSTLPGGRYGLLSGTSQAAPHVAGAVALLLSAGMVDDSAQDAGKVEAVRSWLGAGALDLGEPGRDATFGYGLVQAPAYWTVRRTPGPTWENALTLPVKAGKYRINVVNHGLRRLVIASPQGVQDVKHLQEGNWAHEETYFSFEYESATDDQITFYPFGSVGSSAEIGIAANL is encoded by the coding sequence ATGGTAAGAACTTTAATGTGTTATGCGCTCGTAGCCCTTGTTTTGATCCCTGGCCTGGCCCAGGGGGCAGAGAAGAAGGTGATCATCGGCTTTCGCAAAACCGCACCCCTTACCGAACTGGAAAAGCAGGACAGAGTGCATCGAGCCGGCGGCCGGGTGGAGCGTTCCCACGCGGTCGCTAACGCTTTAACGGCAGACCTTCCCGAAGAGGCGATCGGCTCGCTTAAGCAAGACCCCGATGTCTCCTACGTGGAGGAGGACCGGGAGTTCTCGGCGGAACCGGCTTTTCCCGAGCCCGAACTCACACCGGAATACCTCCTCTCCTGGGGGGTGACTCGCATAGCCGCCAATCGGTCGGCCTGGAACGGCATCAGGGGCGCCGGCATCAAGGTCGCCATCCTCGATACGGGGATCGACTACAACCATCCCGAACTCAAGGAGAACTACCGCGGCGGCTACAACTTCGTCACCAACACCGCAGATCCGTTCGACGACTCCCGCCGGGGGCACGGTACCCATCTCGCCGGGATCATCGGCGCCAAGGACAACGGAACTGGCGTCGTGGGCGTTGCCCCGGACGCCTCGCTCTACGCGGTGAAGATCCTGGACCGGAACATGTTCGGCAGCACTTCCAGGGTCCTGGCCGGCTTGGAGTGGGCCATCAGCAACAAAGTCGATGTCATCAACATCAGCTTCAGCATGCCCAACTCCCCCCTGTATTTCTCCCAGGCCGTGAAGGACGCCTGCGACGAGGCGTACGCGGCCGGGATCGTCATCGTTGCCGCGGCCGGCAACTCGGGGCAGCCTGTCGTGGACTACCCGGCGGATTTCGCCTCGGTGATAGCCGTGGCAGCCACCGCGGCGGACAACACCCGCGCCTTCTTCTCCAATTACGGCGCGAAGATCGAATTCTCCGCCCCCGGGGTGGGGATCACCTCGACCCTCCCCGGAGGGAGGTACGGTTTGCTAAGCGGGACCTCCCAGGCTGCCCCGCACGTAGCCGGGGCGGTGGCGCTCTTGCTTTCGGCCGGCATGGTTGACGATTCCGCTCAGGATGCGGGGAAAGTGGAAGCGGTGCGCAGCTGGCTTGGCGCCGGAGCGCTCGACCTGGGCGAGCCGGGCAGGGATGCCACCTTCGGCTACGGCCTGGTGCAGGCGCCTGCCTACTGGACCGTGCGCCGGACCCCCGGCCCCACCTGGGAAAACGCCCTGACCTTGCCGGTAAAGGCGGGCAAGTACCGCATCAACGTGGTGAACCACGGGTTGAGGCGGCTGGTGATCGCATCTCCCCAGGGGGTCCAGGACGTGAAGCATCTTCAGGAAGGGAACTGGGCTCACGAGGAGACCTACTTCAGCTTTGAGTACGAATCCGCGACCGACGACCAGATCACTTTTTACCCCTTTGGAAGCGTCGGCAGTTCCGCCGAAATCGGCATTGCCGCGAATTTATAA
- a CDS encoding cytochrome c encodes MQKKMIKLLAAAAAVLVSASLAVAATPPPAPQGIYIKDTVYKNFSGSNYKLCRDCHTPGWVTATDSDLKLKDKHHALINQPGGVVVSCNNASGTLPANLATGCHYITTDPVSGVTAVQNPRPCFNCHTKGPHHLTDQAAAQNCKHCHGSAIDNPKDGHWIPTSTDYAMDTSFNGMTPAPVGRSVVDPTDPTKTVIVQGCEACHQADATLQIFANKDTHHSTGIGQDLSPVGNCTWCHASTGTENNFTIRACEACHGIASLHNIQADSPNAANLGGIVASNEDPGFGHVGNNWDCVGCHYSWTGTAASDTTATAPFVNEISAITLPAGVANTLTLTGMGFTNLDAVGNSYIPTVVLTRGTETFTLIPFSTSVSEVKVALPATLVAGVYEVRINKGGETVSNLKTLTLTPKLTATNALLTSTTLTITGIGFGTAPAAEYQELLGVFVDGVQANVVSWSNTKIVVTGTNFAAGKLAVVKAVYGEVSKPIVVPIKK; translated from the coding sequence ATGCAAAAGAAAATGATTAAACTGCTGGCAGCGGCCGCCGCCGTGCTCGTGAGCGCTTCTCTGGCCGTCGCCGCCACCCCCCCTCCGGCTCCTCAGGGTATTTACATCAAGGATACGGTCTACAAGAACTTCTCTGGTTCGAACTACAAGCTCTGCCGCGACTGCCACACCCCCGGTTGGGTAACGGCGACCGACAGCGACCTGAAATTGAAGGACAAGCACCATGCGTTGATCAACCAGCCCGGCGGCGTGGTGGTCAGCTGCAACAACGCCTCGGGCACCCTTCCGGCCAACCTGGCTACCGGTTGCCATTACATCACCACTGACCCGGTCAGCGGTGTCACTGCAGTCCAGAATCCGAGGCCCTGCTTCAACTGCCATACCAAAGGTCCGCACCACCTGACCGATCAGGCTGCAGCCCAGAACTGCAAACACTGCCACGGCTCCGCCATCGACAACCCGAAAGACGGCCACTGGATCCCGACCAGCACCGACTACGCGATGGACACATCCTTCAACGGCATGACCCCGGCTCCGGTAGGCCGCAGTGTAGTTGACCCGACCGACCCGACCAAGACCGTGATCGTCCAGGGTTGCGAGGCCTGCCACCAGGCCGACGCCACCCTTCAGATATTCGCCAACAAAGACACCCACCACAGCACCGGTATCGGTCAGGACCTCAGCCCGGTCGGTAACTGCACCTGGTGCCATGCCTCAACCGGCACCGAAAACAACTTCACCATCCGCGCTTGCGAGGCCTGCCACGGCATCGCTTCCCTGCACAACATCCAGGCCGACTCCCCGAATGCCGCGAACCTGGGGGGCATCGTTGCCAGCAACGAGGATCCGGGCTTTGGTCACGTCGGTAACAACTGGGATTGCGTGGGCTGCCACTACTCCTGGACCGGCACCGCCGCCAGCGATACCACCGCTACCGCTCCGTTTGTTAACGAGATCAGCGCCATCACCCTGCCGGCAGGCGTCGCCAACACCCTTACCCTCACCGGTATGGGCTTCACCAACCTGGATGCTGTCGGGAACAGCTACATCCCGACCGTTGTCCTGACCCGCGGCACCGAAACCTTCACCCTGATTCCGTTCTCCACCTCGGTGAGCGAAGTCAAGGTTGCCCTCCCGGCGACCCTGGTTGCCGGCGTGTACGAAGTCCGCATCAACAAAGGCGGCGAGACCGTAAGTAACCTGAAAACCCTCACTCTCACGCCGAAACTGACCGCCACCAACGCGCTCCTGACCTCCACCACCCTTACCATCACCGGTATCGGGTTCGGCACCGCTCCGGCCGCCGAATACCAGGAGCTTTTGGGTGTCTTCGTCGATGGCGTCCAAGCCAACGTCGTTTCCTGGAGCAACACCAAGATCGTCGTTACCGGCACCAACTTCGCCGCCGGCAAGCTTGCCGTCGTGAAGGCAGTGTACGGTGAGGTCTCCAAGCCGATCGTGGTGCCCATTAAGAAGTAA